The following nucleotide sequence is from Deltaproteobacteria bacterium.
TCGCCTTCCGGCTCCCGACAACAATCAGGTCAATGGTACTCTTCTCCATCTGTTCCGGATTTGGGTTCACCACAAACTGCCCCTCGGATTGCCCGATACGGACACCGGCAATCGGCCCTAGAAATGGGGCTTCCGAGAGCATCAGGGCGGTCGAGGCCCCGGTAATGGCCAGAATATCCGACTCATTTTCTTGATCGGCCGAAAGCACCGTCGCAATCACCTGTGTTTCGTGACAATACCCCTCGGGAAAGAGCGGCCGGACCGGCCTGTCAATGAACCGGCTGGTCAGCGTTGCGAGCTCAGAAGGCCGGCCTTCCCTTTTGAAGAACCCGCCCGGGATCTTGCCGGCGGCAAACGTCTTCTCGATGTAATCCACCGTCAACGGGAGAAAATCGGCCCCCAGCTTCGGCTCCCCCTTTACACAAGCGGTCACCAAGACAATGGTATCACCACACCGGACCGTAACAGAGCCACCCGCCTGTTTGGCGAGTTTCCCGGTTTCAATAACGACTGTTTTGCCCCCAACGGAGGCGGAGAGTTGTTTGGACATTTTATTTTGACGGGGTTGACTCCAGCGAGGGAGAGTTAATTCGTCGGAACGAAAGCGAGGCGAGCCCTCTTTATTTCCGCAAACCGAGTTCCGCCGTCACCTTTCTATAGCGATCTACGCTTTTTGTCCTGAGATAGTTAATAAGACGCCTTCTTTGCCCAACAAGCTTCAAAAGACCCCTTCTTGATTGGTGATCTTTAATATAACTCTTAAAGTGTTCTGTGAGGTTATTAATCCGCTGGGTCAACAAGGCAATCTGCACTTCTGGCGAACCGGTATCCCCCTTGT
It contains:
- the rpsO gene encoding 30S ribosomal protein S15, with translation MTQLNEQKKQVIGKFATHKGDTGSPEVQIALLTQRINNLTEHFKSYIKDHQSRRGLLKLVGQRRRLINYLRTKSVDRYRKVTAELGLRK